One Manihot esculenta cultivar AM560-2 chromosome 6, M.esculenta_v8, whole genome shotgun sequence DNA segment encodes these proteins:
- the LOC110617815 gene encoding aspartic proteinase CDR1, producing the protein MATVSAISSLLLLIFPAFTASKSIAESTVQSKRLVAKLIHRDSVLSPYYNSNETVVEQLQRSMKASAARLAYLYAQIERDIVYVNDHFLLSLLPSAYEPLFLVSFSMGQPPIPQLTIMDTGSSLLWVQCAPCKRCSQQTGPLLDPKKSSTYASLSCNHHLCHRAPGGDCNWLNQCVYKQSYVNGKKSIGVLATEQLVFQNSDGSINALPDVVFGCSHENGNYKDRRFTGVFGLGNGTTSLVSQMGSKFSYCIGNIADPNYRYNHLILGDGANIEGYSTPLEVVEGHYYITLEGISVGEKRLVVDSNSFRREEKRKRVIIDSGTALTFLAEDLYRALENEIGSLLDTVLKPFWRESFLCYKGSVSQDLYGFPTVTFHFAEEADLVLDSESLFYQATADVLCMAVRKASGYGKDLSVIGLMAQQYYNMAYDLSQYKLFFQRIDCELLVD; encoded by the coding sequence ATGGCTACTGTTTCTGCAATCTCTTCATTGCTGCTCCTGATTTTCCCAGCCTTCACAGCTTCAAAATCCATAGCAGAATCCACTGTTCAATCTAAACGACTGGTTGCCAAATTGATTCACAGGGATTCTGTTCTTTCTCCATATTACAACTCCAATGAAACAGTTGTTGAGCAACTACAACGATCTATGAAAGCCTCAGCTGCCCGGCTCGCCTACTTGTATGCACAGATTGAAAGAGACATTGTTTACGTGAATGATCACTTTCTGCTCAGTCTTCTTCCCAGTGCCTATGAACCCTTGTTCTTGGTAAGCTTTTCCATGGGCCAACCTCCTATTCCTCAACTGACAATAATGGACACAGGAAGCAGTCTTTTATGGGTACAATGTGCCCCTTGTAAGCGTTGTTCCCAGCAAACTGGTCCGTTGCTAGACCCCAAAAAATCATCAACATACGCTAGCCTATCATGTAACCACCACTTGTGCCACCGTGCCCCGGGTGGCGACTGCAACTGGTTGAATCAATGTGTCTACAAACAAAGTTATGTAAATGGTAAAAAATCAATAGGAGTTCTTGCTACTGAACAACTTGTTTTTCAGAATTCTGATGGAAGCATAAACGCTCTGCCTGATGTCGTGTTTGGTTGCAGCCATGAGAATGGGAACTACAAAGACAGACGTTTCACTGGCGTCTTTGGACTAGGAAATGGAACCACATCTCTTGTTAGCCAAATGGGTTCTAAATTCTCTTATTGTATTGGCAATATTGCTGATCCTAACTATAGATATAACCATTTGATTTTAGGCGATGGAGCAAATATCGAAGGCTATTCAACACCTTTAGAAGTAGTGGAGGGCCATTACTATATCACTCTGGAAGGCATTAGCGTTGGGGAGAAACGACTTGTCGTAGATTCTAATTCATTTAGGAGGGAAGAGAAGAGGAAACGAGTAATAATTGATTCTGGAACTGCACTAACTTTTCTAGCAGAAGATTTGTACAGAGCACTTGAGAATGAAATTGGCAGTCTGTTAGATACAGTTCTGAAACCATTCTGGAGAGAGTCGTTTCTCTGTTACAAGGGGAGTGTGAGCCAAGACCTTTATGGGTTTCCAACGGTGACGTTTCACTTTGCTGAGGAAGCAGATCTTGTGCTGGACAGTGAAAGCTTGTTCTACCAAGCCACTGCAGATGTGCTTTGCATGGCTGTGAGGAAAGCCAGTGGCTATGGGAAAGATTTGTCAGTGATTGGGTTAATGGCTCAGCAGTATTACAATATGGCTTATGATCTTAGCCAGTATAAGTTGTTCTTCCAGAGGATTGATTGTGAACTCCTTGTTGATTGA
- the LOC110618529 gene encoding zinc finger BED domain-containing protein DAYSLEEPER-like, protein MKVMVGKMKCKFDKYWGDCNLLISLAAILDPRNKMKLIEWSFPEIYSEFDSDEHITTVMETLRMLYNEYVDAHKTKSIGSKISSGETQKEGSSCIISGKGKIRGRAQFYSYIRNVDCVIEQPKSELDVYLEEGVHICQDDSNFDALEWWKMNNMKFRILSKMARDILSIPITTVASESAFSAGGRIIDPHRASLGAETVQVLTCGADWLRAFYSIKRKKKDKDDIQEVILP, encoded by the exons ATGAAAGTCATGGTTGGTAAGATGAAATGTAAATTTGATAAGTATTGGGGTGATTGTAATTTGTTGATTTCTCTAGCAGCTATATTAGATCCAAGAAATAAGATGAAATTGATTGAATGGAGTTTTCCAGAAATATATTCTGAGTTTGATTCTGATGAGCATATTACAACTGTGATGGAGACATTGCGCATGCTTTATAATGAATATGTAGATGCTCATAAAACAAAAAGTATTGGATCAAAAATTAGTAGTGGTGAAACTCAAAAAGAAGGATCTAGTTGTATTATAAGTGGAAAAGGGAAAATCAGAGGAAGAGCACAATTTTATAGCTATATTAGGAATGTTGATTGTGTGATTGAGCAACCAAAGTCTGAATTAGATGTGTATTTGGAAGAAGGTGTTCATATTTGTCAAGATGATTCTAACTTTGATGCCTTAGAATGGTGGAAGATGAACAACATGAAATTTAGGATATTATCAAAGATGGCTCGTGATATACTATCAATTCCTATAACAACTGTTGCTTCAGAATCTGCTTTTAGTGCTGGAGGTAGAATTATTGATCCACATAGAGCATCATTGGGAGCAGAAACTGTTCAAGTTTTAACTTGTGGAGCTGATTGGTTGCGAGCATTTTATAGCATCAAGAGAAAAAAGAAG gaTAAAGATGATATTCAAGAGGTCATACTACCTTAG
- the LOC122723836 gene encoding zinc finger BED domain-containing protein RICESLEEPER 2-like — MSNVNSNELSTPIDQVPSVIFLSTQDSSTSPAMDDATTNVDESNQNKEKEDEESPFCLKKRKRTSKVWTEFKEISLSDGTVKAECIHCKHQLGVCKTGATTHLLRHLKSCLRRKVNLKGQQQLNITTTIAETESVTSVQNFKYDHAKKVSRATARKDCFSAYEIEKKKVKALLKDTDKVSVTTDLWKSGQHISYMVVTAHFVDSEWKLQKRTLNFCDVPPPHTGVVICDVLQKCLVEWGIEDKVWTISVDNASYNDVAVRMLKDNLAYKNSLALHGKLFHVRCCAHILNLLVQDGLSEIADIIKNVRESVKHLVASESRRLIFSEIAKQLKLPSKKLLLDCGTRWNATYFMLSAALEFKDVFLRYQQRDSSYTYLPSEDDWQKVKEVCSFLEEFNEVTNVISGTEYPTSNLFLHELHSIKNY; from the exons ATGTCAAACGTAAATTCGAACGAATTAAGTACTCCTATTGATCAAGTGCCTTctgttatttttctttctactCAAGATTCATCTACAAGTCCAGCCATGGATGATGCCACTACAAATGTTgatgaatcaaatcaaaataaagaaaaagaagatgagGAAAGTCCATTTTGTCTGAAAAAAAGGAAGCGGACTTCAAAAGTGTGGACTGAGTTCAAGGAAATTTCACTTTCTGATGGAACAGTGAAGGCAGAATGTATTCATTGCAAGCACCAACTTGGAGTGTGCAAAACTGGTGCCACAACACACTTGCTTAGACATTTAAAGAGTTGCCTAAGAAGGAAGGTGAATTTGAAAGGGCAACAACAACTCAACATCACAACAACCATAGCTGAGACAGAAAGTGTGACTTCTgtgcaaaattttaaatatgaccATGCAAAA AAGGTTAGTCGTGCAACTGCAAGGAAAGATTGTTTTTCTGCGTATGAAATTGAGAAGAAGAAAGTGAAAGCATTACTGAAGGACACTGACAAGGTTAGTGTGACCACGGATTTATGGAAGTCTGGGCAGCACATTTCATACATGGTTGTTACTGCCCATTTTGTGGACTCTGAATGGAAGTTACAAAAACGTACTTTGAATTTTTGTGATGTCCCACCACCTCATACAGGTGTTGTTATATGTGATGTGCTACAAAAATGCTTAGTTGAATGGGGCATCGAAGATAAGGTATGGACTATTAGTGTTGATAATGCCAGTTATAATGATGTTGCTGTTAGGATGTTGAAGGATAATCTTGCTTACAAGAATAGTCTTGCACTTCATGGTAAATTATTTCATGTGAGATGTTGTGCacatattttgaatttattggTACAAGATGGTTTGTCTGAGATtgcagatataattaaaaatgtgCGTGAAAGTGTAAAACATCTTGTTGCTTCTGAGTCTCGCCGTTTAATTTTTAGTGAAATTGCAAAACAATTGAAATTACCTTCCAAGAAGCTTCTTTTAGATTGTGGCACAAGGTGGAATGCAACTTATTTCATGTTATCAGCTGCTTTGGAGTTTAAAGATGTCTTCCTTCGATATCAGCAAAGAGATTCAAGTTATACATATTTGCCTAGTGAGGATGATTGGCAAAAGGTTAAGGAAGTGTGTTCTTTTCTTGAAGAATTTAATGAAGTTACCAATGTTATTTCAGGTACTGAATATCCAACTTCAAATTTATTTCTTCATGAACttcattcaataaaaaattattag